The Catenulispora sp. EB89 genome includes a region encoding these proteins:
- the folP gene encoding dihydropteroate synthase has product MAIVNRTPDSFYDKGATFGDAAALDRVEKALSDGADLVDIGGVKAGPGDVVDTAEEMRRVVPFVAEVRKRFPEAVISVDTWRAEVGDAVCAEGADVLNDAWGGWDPRLAEVTARHAVALVCTHAGGVEPRTRPHRIGYPDVMADILERTVHGEAERAAALGVPRDRILIDPGHDFGKNTRHSLEATRRLADMTATGWPVLVSLSNKDFVGETLDRPVKERLIGTLATTAVSAWLGARVYRVHEVAETRQVLDMVAAIQGLREPAVAKRGLA; this is encoded by the coding sequence ATGGCGATCGTGAACCGGACCCCGGACTCGTTCTACGACAAGGGCGCCACCTTCGGCGACGCCGCCGCGCTGGACCGCGTGGAGAAGGCCTTGAGCGACGGCGCGGATCTGGTGGACATCGGCGGCGTGAAGGCCGGCCCCGGCGACGTCGTGGACACCGCCGAGGAGATGCGCCGGGTGGTCCCGTTCGTCGCCGAGGTCCGCAAGCGCTTCCCGGAGGCCGTGATCTCCGTGGACACCTGGCGCGCCGAGGTCGGGGACGCGGTGTGCGCCGAGGGCGCGGACGTCCTGAACGACGCCTGGGGCGGCTGGGACCCGCGGCTGGCGGAGGTCACGGCCCGGCACGCGGTGGCGCTGGTGTGCACGCACGCCGGCGGCGTCGAACCGCGCACCCGCCCGCACCGCATCGGATACCCCGACGTGATGGCGGACATCCTGGAGCGCACCGTCCACGGCGAGGCCGAGCGCGCGGCGGCCCTGGGCGTCCCGCGCGACCGCATCCTGATCGACCCCGGCCACGACTTCGGCAAGAACACCCGCCACTCGCTGGAGGCCACGCGGCGCCTGGCGGACATGACGGCCACGGGATGGCCGGTGCTGGTGTCGCTGTCGAACAAGGACTTCGTCGGCGAGACCCTGGACCGCCCCGTGAAGGAGCGGCTGATCGGCACGCTCGCCACCACCGCGGTGTCGGCGTGGCTCGGCGCGCGGGTGTACCGGGTGCACGAGGTCGCCGAGACCCGGCAGGTGCTCGACATGGTCGCGGCGATCCAGGGGCTGCGGGAGCCGGCGGTCGCCAAGCGGGGTCTGGCGTAG
- the dapE gene encoding succinyl-diaminopimelate desuccinylase — protein sequence MSGLDLTQSAARLTAALVDIESESGNEKALADAIEEALRVHAHLEVLRDGDSVLARTNLGRAERVILAGHLDTVPIAVDGTGRRNVPSLLEGDWETGTLRGCGTSDMKAGVAVQLVLAATLAEPNRDVTYVFYECEEVEAERNSLGRLIRTRPEWFAADFAVLLEPSNNIVEGGCQGTMRARLTFRGARAHSARSWLGDNAIHKAGAALRRLAEYQPRRVEVEGLEFREGLNAVGITGGVAGNVIPDECAVTVNFRFAPDRSQDDAERHVREVFADLDAEIVVTDSAPAARPGLHLPLAAEFVGAVMAGTDAEPTAKFGWTDVARFAELGVPGVNYGPGDGSLAHKPDESVDLGQVVRCAERMRSWLGSAS from the coding sequence ATGTCCGGCCTGGACCTCACGCAGAGCGCGGCCCGCCTCACCGCGGCGCTCGTCGACATCGAATCCGAGAGCGGGAACGAGAAGGCGCTCGCCGACGCGATCGAGGAGGCGCTGCGCGTTCATGCGCACCTGGAGGTGCTGCGCGACGGCGACTCGGTGCTGGCGCGCACCAACCTCGGCCGCGCCGAGCGCGTGATCCTGGCCGGACACCTGGACACGGTGCCGATCGCGGTCGACGGCACCGGCCGCCGCAACGTGCCCTCGCTGCTGGAAGGCGACTGGGAGACCGGCACGCTGCGCGGCTGCGGCACGTCCGACATGAAGGCCGGCGTCGCGGTGCAGCTGGTGCTGGCCGCCACGCTCGCCGAGCCGAACCGAGATGTGACGTACGTCTTCTACGAGTGCGAGGAGGTCGAGGCCGAGCGCAACAGCCTGGGCCGGCTGATCCGCACCCGGCCCGAGTGGTTCGCCGCCGACTTCGCGGTCCTGCTGGAGCCGAGCAACAACATCGTCGAGGGCGGCTGCCAGGGCACGATGCGGGCCCGGCTGACCTTCCGCGGCGCCCGCGCGCACTCGGCGCGCTCCTGGCTCGGCGACAACGCGATCCACAAGGCCGGCGCCGCGCTGCGGCGGCTCGCCGAGTACCAGCCGCGCCGGGTCGAGGTGGAGGGCCTGGAGTTCCGCGAGGGCCTGAACGCGGTCGGCATCACCGGCGGCGTGGCCGGCAACGTGATCCCCGACGAGTGCGCGGTGACCGTGAACTTCCGCTTCGCGCCGGACCGCAGTCAGGACGACGCGGAACGTCACGTCCGGGAGGTCTTCGCGGATCTGGACGCTGAGATCGTCGTCACGGACTCGGCCCCGGCCGCGCGTCCCGGACTGCACCTGCCGTTGGCGGCGGAGTTCGTCGGCGCGGTGATGGCGGGAACGGACGCCGAACCCACGGCGAAATTCGGGTGGACCGATGTCGCGCGGTTCGCCGAACTTGGCGTTCCGGGCGTGAACTACGGCCCGGGAGACGGATCCCTGGCCCACAAACCCGATGAATCAGTGGACTTGGGGCAAGTTGTTCGATGCGCGGAGCGGATGAGAAGCTGGCTCGGCTCCGCCTCGTGA
- a CDS encoding alpha/beta hydrolase, with translation MSPTGWPMTVTAILLAVAAPIGTYLLWNRIRGPRPVRAAARLSMIGVSQVMAILLCGVIVNNYYGLYASWDDLLGDTGSPGVIIHENTAAAGTPITGGDLTDGRAQGGRGQVVPVVPRQRPAGPTQEFKKYGDDAVVTSFVGPKSGLGGTNDVIVWTPPQYNDPAYANAAFPVVLLFPGYPGTPQTWFGNMAGQKELGTLLQQHASTPFVLVAVNISPVKGVNTDCTDIPGGPQVATYITDDVKNMIERSFRVTTDRSGWGMMGYSEGGLCAGKLLVQYPQLFSAAVQMSGDIRPGGYVSKYGATFADQNSTLWILQNHKPNPPVSLLAAASAEDAHGSVLSDALSLQQVAPDVVDVLKKDHGSHNTAVWKQWLPQAYGWLSQHLEQVHPQS, from the coding sequence ATGAGCCCGACCGGCTGGCCGATGACGGTGACGGCGATCCTTCTGGCGGTCGCCGCGCCGATCGGCACGTATCTGTTGTGGAACCGCATCCGCGGCCCGCGCCCGGTGCGCGCCGCCGCCCGGTTGTCGATGATCGGCGTGAGTCAGGTCATGGCGATCCTGCTGTGCGGCGTGATCGTCAACAACTACTACGGGCTCTACGCGTCCTGGGACGACCTGCTCGGCGACACCGGCAGCCCGGGCGTCATCATCCACGAGAACACCGCGGCGGCCGGCACCCCGATCACCGGCGGCGACCTGACCGACGGCCGGGCCCAGGGCGGTCGCGGCCAGGTGGTCCCGGTGGTGCCGCGCCAGCGGCCGGCCGGCCCCACGCAGGAGTTCAAGAAGTACGGCGACGACGCGGTGGTCACCAGCTTCGTCGGGCCCAAGTCCGGGCTGGGCGGCACGAACGACGTGATCGTCTGGACCCCGCCGCAGTACAACGACCCGGCGTACGCGAACGCCGCCTTCCCGGTCGTCCTGCTCTTCCCCGGCTACCCGGGCACCCCGCAGACCTGGTTCGGCAACATGGCCGGGCAGAAGGAGCTGGGCACGCTGCTCCAGCAGCACGCTTCCACGCCGTTCGTGCTGGTCGCGGTGAACATCTCCCCGGTCAAGGGCGTGAACACGGACTGCACCGACATCCCCGGCGGCCCGCAGGTGGCGACCTACATCACCGACGACGTCAAGAACATGATCGAGCGCAGCTTCCGGGTCACCACCGACCGCTCCGGCTGGGGCATGATGGGCTACTCCGAGGGCGGCCTGTGCGCCGGCAAGCTGCTGGTCCAGTACCCGCAGCTGTTCAGCGCCGCGGTCCAGATGAGCGGCGACATCCGGCCCGGCGGCTACGTCTCCAAGTACGGCGCGACGTTCGCCGACCAGAACTCCACTCTGTGGATCCTGCAGAACCACAAGCCCAACCCGCCGGTGTCCCTGCTGGCCGCGGCCTCGGCCGAGGACGCGCACGGCAGCGTGCTCTCCGACGCGCTGTCGCTGCAGCAGGTCGCCCCGGACGTGGTGGACGTGCTGAAGAAGGACCACGGCTCGCACAACACCGCGGTGTGGAAGCAGTGGCTGCCGCAGGCCTACGGCTGGCTGAGCCAGCACCTGGAGCAGGTGCACCCGCAGTCCTGA
- a CDS encoding DivIVA domain-containing protein, which yields MLYFQFLVVAAVFGAIAWVAAGRGGGLDDPRQDRPEPALADDRQLGREDIDGARFAVGFRGYRMDQVDRLLDRLAAEIDHRDRLIADLTRPADSRFGEGVGYEPVARVQDAVTGVEGGSGAATATAVVQPGFGPGVGVAPGAGEPGPADGQNPEDGNPLAAWYRRPENDQ from the coding sequence GTGCTGTACTTCCAATTTCTGGTCGTCGCGGCGGTGTTCGGTGCGATCGCGTGGGTGGCCGCGGGCCGTGGCGGGGGTCTGGACGACCCGCGCCAGGACCGTCCGGAGCCCGCGCTGGCCGACGATCGGCAGCTGGGCCGGGAGGACATCGACGGCGCCCGCTTCGCCGTCGGGTTCCGCGGCTACCGCATGGACCAGGTCGACCGGCTGCTGGACCGGCTCGCCGCCGAGATCGACCACCGGGACCGGCTGATCGCCGACCTGACGCGGCCGGCCGACAGCCGGTTCGGCGAGGGCGTCGGCTACGAGCCGGTGGCGCGGGTCCAGGACGCGGTGACCGGTGTCGAGGGCGGGTCCGGCGCGGCGACCGCGACGGCCGTGGTGCAGCCCGGCTTCGGCCCCGGCGTGGGCGTGGCGCCCGGCGCGGGCGAGCCGGGTCCGGCGGACGGTCAGAACCCTGAGGACGGCAACCCGCTGGCGGCCTGGTACCGGCGGCCGGAGAACGACCAATAG
- a CDS encoding enoyl-CoA hydratase-related protein, with protein sequence MSDNVVYDVTEGVGTITLNRPDALNSLDSATKAALRDAATAAAADGSVRVIVLRATGRAFCVGQDLREHAASLEAGTGLADTVREHYNPLLRALTSAPKPVIAAVNGVAAGAGAALAFAADLRIASDKAAFNLAFANIGLTADSGGSWTLPRLVGPAKALELLMLPETIGIEQAAELGLVHRVVPAADFDAAVDELAARMAAGPTAAYAALKQAVGFALTHTLDETLDLEADLQDAAAATEDHRNAVRAFLAKEKPTFTGR encoded by the coding sequence ATGTCCGACAACGTTGTCTACGACGTCACCGAGGGTGTCGGCACCATCACCCTGAATCGCCCGGACGCGCTGAACTCGCTCGACAGTGCGACGAAGGCGGCGCTGCGGGACGCGGCGACAGCGGCGGCGGCGGACGGCTCCGTTCGCGTGATCGTGCTGCGCGCCACCGGGCGCGCCTTCTGCGTCGGACAGGACCTGCGGGAGCACGCGGCCTCGCTGGAGGCCGGCACCGGGCTGGCGGACACCGTGCGCGAGCACTACAACCCGCTGCTGCGGGCCCTGACCTCGGCCCCCAAGCCGGTGATCGCCGCGGTGAACGGCGTGGCGGCCGGCGCCGGCGCGGCCCTGGCCTTCGCCGCCGACCTGCGGATCGCCTCCGACAAGGCGGCCTTCAACCTGGCCTTCGCCAACATCGGGCTGACCGCCGACTCCGGCGGTTCCTGGACGCTGCCGCGCCTGGTCGGCCCGGCCAAGGCGCTGGAGCTGCTGATGCTGCCGGAGACGATCGGCATCGAGCAGGCCGCCGAGCTGGGGCTGGTGCACCGGGTGGTGCCGGCCGCGGACTTCGACGCGGCGGTCGACGAGCTCGCGGCGCGGATGGCGGCCGGGCCGACCGCGGCCTACGCGGCGCTGAAGCAGGCGGTCGGCTTCGCGCTGACGCACACCCTGGACGAGACCCTCGACCTGGAGGCCGACCTGCAGGACGCGGCCGCCGCCACCGAGGACCACCGCAACGCGGTGCGGGCGTTCCTGGCCAAGGAGAAGCCGACCTTCACCGGGCGCTGA
- a CDS encoding DUF3117 domain-containing protein, which produces MAAMKPRTGDGPLEVTKEGRGIVMRVPLEGGGRLVVELSAEEAAALGEAIKGVVG; this is translated from the coding sequence ATGGCGGCGATGAAGCCGCGGACGGGTGACGGCCCGCTTGAGGTGACCAAAGAGGGACGGGGCATCGTGATGCGGGTTCCGCTGGAAGGCGGCGGCCGGCTCGTGGTTGAGCTGTCGGCAGAGGAGGCCGCGGCGCTCGGCGAGGCGATCAAGGGGGTCGTCGGTTAG
- a CDS encoding TIGR00730 family Rossman fold protein: protein MSQGSGNGHGTGSKFTERFVGAVTRRRGQEPLPAATADQKLLDHAYGKDWKDEDPWRVLRIQGEFVEGFDSLARTGPAITVFGSARTPNGSPEYLVGEQIGRGLAAAGWTVITGGGPGAMEAANKGAFDAGGRSVGLGIELPFEQSLNSYIDQGINFRYFFVRKTMFLKYSQGFVVLPGGFGTMDELFEALTLVQTHKVTSFPVVLVGRAFWGGLVDWIRDTMVPAGKIAPGDLDLIHLVDDPDEAVAIMGKPGERG from the coding sequence ATGAGTCAAGGCAGCGGCAACGGACACGGGACGGGCAGCAAGTTCACCGAGCGCTTCGTGGGGGCGGTGACCCGGCGGCGGGGACAGGAGCCGCTGCCGGCGGCCACTGCCGACCAGAAGCTGCTCGACCATGCCTACGGCAAGGACTGGAAGGACGAGGACCCCTGGCGCGTGCTGCGCATCCAGGGCGAGTTCGTCGAGGGCTTCGACTCCTTGGCCCGCACCGGCCCGGCCATCACCGTGTTCGGCTCCGCCCGGACCCCGAACGGCAGCCCCGAGTACCTGGTCGGCGAGCAGATCGGCCGCGGCCTGGCGGCGGCCGGCTGGACCGTCATCACCGGCGGCGGCCCGGGCGCCATGGAGGCGGCGAACAAGGGCGCCTTCGACGCCGGCGGCCGCTCCGTGGGCCTGGGCATCGAGCTGCCCTTCGAGCAGTCCCTGAACAGCTACATCGACCAGGGCATCAACTTCCGCTACTTCTTCGTCCGCAAGACCATGTTCCTGAAGTACTCCCAGGGCTTCGTGGTCCTGCCCGGCGGCTTCGGCACCATGGACGAGCTCTTCGAAGCCCTCACCCTGGTGCAGACGCACAAGGTGACGTCGTTCCCGGTGGTCCTGGTCGGCCGCGCATTCTGGGGCGGGCTGGTGGACTGGATCCGGGACACCATGGTCCCGGCGGGCAAGATCGCCCCCGGCGACCTGGACCTGATCCACCTCGTCGACGACCCGGACGAGGCGGTCGCGATCATGGGGAAGCCGGGGGAGCGGGGCTAG
- a CDS encoding 2,3,4,5-tetrahydropyridine-2,6-dicarboxylate N-succinyltransferase: protein MTNAPTPQDFASPISAVIDELWERRSELSPADSDARKAVVEAVDLIDAGTARAAFVDQASDEVVVDERAKRAILLSFKVLDMVESNAGDFRYHDKMPLKTDLNGARVVPGAVVRWGSYLAPGSIVMPGFINIGGYLDSGSMLDTWATIGSCAQIGKNVHLSGGVGIGGVLEPANAVPVVVEDDCFIGSRSMVVEGARVRRGAKLGSGTNLTKSMRVFDAETGEELPRGEAPAWSVCVSSTRVKKFPGGEFTTPCLLVLRRLEPGETHDKLQINDMLRDNGFTG, encoded by the coding sequence ATGACGAACGCACCGACCCCCCAGGATTTCGCCTCCCCGATCTCGGCCGTCATCGACGAGCTGTGGGAGCGCCGCTCGGAGCTGAGCCCGGCGGACTCCGACGCCCGCAAGGCCGTGGTGGAGGCCGTCGACCTGATCGACGCCGGCACCGCGCGGGCGGCGTTCGTGGACCAGGCCAGTGACGAGGTCGTGGTGGACGAGCGGGCCAAGCGCGCGATCCTGCTCTCCTTCAAGGTCCTGGACATGGTCGAGTCGAACGCCGGGGACTTCCGGTACCACGACAAGATGCCGCTCAAGACCGACCTCAACGGCGCCCGCGTGGTCCCCGGCGCGGTCGTCCGCTGGGGCTCCTACCTGGCCCCCGGCTCGATCGTGATGCCCGGCTTCATCAACATCGGCGGCTACCTCGACTCCGGCTCGATGCTCGACACCTGGGCCACGATCGGCTCCTGCGCGCAGATCGGCAAGAACGTCCACCTCTCCGGCGGCGTCGGCATCGGCGGCGTGCTGGAGCCGGCCAACGCCGTCCCGGTCGTGGTCGAGGACGACTGCTTCATCGGCTCCCGCTCGATGGTCGTCGAGGGCGCCCGGGTCCGCCGGGGCGCCAAGCTCGGCTCCGGCACCAACCTCACCAAGTCGATGCGGGTGTTCGACGCCGAGACCGGCGAGGAACTGCCGCGCGGCGAGGCCCCGGCCTGGTCGGTGTGCGTCAGCTCGACCCGGGTGAAGAAGTTCCCCGGCGGGGAGTTCACCACTCCCTGCCTGCTGGTGCTGCGCCGCCTGGAGCCCGGCGAGACGCACGACAAGCTGCAGATCAACGACATGCTCCGCGACAACGGGTTCACCGGCTGA
- a CDS encoding cell wall-binding repeat-containing protein, with product MAHFSLRKSLALTAVLATSVGAVLATSASANATTMGNPGSPVTITADGTINVVGGGTVSLPAGAHDVSWAGQAGRFAFIGADNGIYTADYNGANIIKIAQGSAPSHTVWDASSLTVYWTEGSGVNARIVGVPASGSAANVPYPVDGVIQNRPADTGLSNADVAGDFNASMVFQTTDVMNHDGISVASYNAQGQQVLTQIVAPGDLWTGGTTPTISPDGRTVVFVRDDATNSKQLFASTLSNGAWSAPKQITWGPGDHTAPIFEGDNATVAFEAAGATFQISVAAGLASTQANPTPETKISDLSGGLAVRTDSPAFVHRLGGFDRFATAVQVSQQQFRTAGAGSDQRSQAQAVVLSRSDEFADALGGSALAAHKNAPLLLTETASLNAASRAEIQRVLPAGGTVYVLGGEQAISPNVANQLAGLGYHVQRIGGYDRFETAVDMANIYAPNATQVLTATGMNFPDALSAGAVAAQANGMAVLLTDDTAMPAVTADYIASRINGHSLAYLAAVGGQADKALADDGFGGYDKLGGADRYATSYNVASHLFSGFTAVGIATGTDWPDSLSGGALMGRYGGPLVLVDPTYGINPAEYTLFDANRGSDNFGYVFGGDLALPARIDNQLAAAIDTATGSSHVAAGGVATLSTPNLTAK from the coding sequence ATGGCTCACTTCAGCCTGCGCAAGTCCCTTGCGCTCACCGCCGTCCTGGCCACCTCGGTCGGGGCCGTGCTGGCCACCTCCGCCTCGGCGAACGCCACCACCATGGGCAACCCGGGCAGCCCGGTCACCATCACGGCCGACGGCACGATCAACGTCGTCGGCGGCGGGACCGTCAGCCTGCCGGCCGGCGCGCACGACGTGTCCTGGGCCGGCCAGGCCGGCCGGTTCGCCTTCATCGGCGCGGACAACGGGATCTACACCGCCGACTACAACGGCGCGAACATCATCAAGATCGCGCAGGGCTCCGCCCCGTCGCACACCGTGTGGGACGCCTCCAGCCTGACCGTCTACTGGACCGAGGGCAGCGGCGTGAACGCGCGGATCGTCGGCGTGCCCGCCAGCGGCTCCGCCGCGAACGTCCCGTACCCGGTGGACGGCGTGATCCAGAACCGGCCGGCCGACACCGGCCTGAGCAACGCCGACGTGGCCGGGGACTTCAACGCCTCGATGGTGTTCCAGACGACCGACGTCATGAACCACGACGGCATCTCGGTCGCGTCCTACAACGCGCAGGGCCAGCAGGTCCTGACCCAGATCGTCGCCCCCGGCGACCTCTGGACCGGCGGCACCACCCCGACCATCTCCCCCGACGGCCGCACCGTGGTGTTCGTCCGCGACGACGCCACCAACAGCAAGCAGCTGTTCGCCTCGACCCTGAGCAACGGCGCGTGGTCCGCGCCGAAGCAGATCACCTGGGGCCCCGGCGACCACACCGCCCCGATCTTCGAGGGCGACAACGCCACCGTCGCCTTCGAGGCCGCGGGCGCGACCTTCCAGATCAGCGTGGCGGCCGGCCTGGCCTCGACGCAGGCGAACCCGACCCCGGAGACCAAGATCTCGGACCTGTCCGGCGGCCTGGCCGTGCGCACCGACAGCCCGGCGTTCGTCCACCGCCTCGGCGGCTTCGACCGGTTCGCGACCGCCGTGCAGGTCTCGCAGCAGCAGTTCCGCACCGCCGGCGCCGGCTCCGACCAGCGCTCCCAGGCGCAGGCCGTGGTGCTGAGCCGCTCGGACGAGTTCGCCGACGCGCTCGGCGGCTCGGCGCTGGCCGCGCACAAGAACGCGCCGCTGCTGCTGACCGAGACCGCCTCGCTGAACGCCGCCAGCCGCGCCGAGATCCAGCGCGTGCTGCCGGCCGGCGGCACGGTGTACGTGCTCGGCGGCGAGCAGGCGATCTCGCCGAACGTCGCCAACCAGCTCGCCGGGCTCGGCTACCACGTGCAGCGCATCGGCGGCTACGACCGCTTCGAGACCGCGGTGGACATGGCGAACATCTACGCGCCGAACGCCACCCAGGTCCTGACCGCCACCGGCATGAACTTCCCGGACGCGCTGTCCGCCGGCGCCGTGGCCGCGCAGGCCAACGGCATGGCGGTGCTGCTCACCGACGACACGGCCATGCCCGCGGTGACCGCGGACTACATCGCCTCCCGCATCAACGGCCACAGCCTGGCCTACCTCGCCGCGGTCGGCGGCCAGGCGGACAAGGCGCTGGCCGACGACGGCTTCGGCGGCTACGACAAGTTGGGCGGCGCGGACCGCTACGCCACGTCCTACAACGTCGCCTCCCACCTGTTCTCCGGCTTCACCGCCGTCGGCATCGCCACCGGCACGGACTGGCCGGACTCGCTGTCCGGCGGCGCGCTGATGGGCCGCTACGGCGGCCCGCTGGTCCTGGTCGACCCGACCTACGGCATCAACCCGGCCGAGTACACGCTGTTCGACGCCAACCGCGGCTCGGACAACTTCGGCTACGTGTTCGGCGGCGACCTGGCGCTGCCCGCGCGGATCGACAACCAGCTGGCCGCGGCGATCGACACCGCGACCGGCAGCTCGCACGTCGCCGCCGGAGGCGTCGCGACGCTGTCGACGCCGAACCTGACCGCCAAGTAG
- a CDS encoding HAD family hydrolase: MTWIVFDYGEVIAQRPTPEAFARLAESAEAPAAGFTDGYWRFRDKFDRGMDALEYWQAVGDRAGVEVGPAQARKLNAADVELWNTLDPRSVALLAELAAAGRRLALLSNAPVAHGTAFRSREWAAPFEHFVISGEVGIAKPDPAIWRVLLDRLGAPAGEVLFLDDREVNVAAAREAGIKAFVFTGADDARRHIAEFDEEFHSPTGF, translated from the coding sequence ATGACATGGATCGTGTTCGACTACGGCGAGGTCATCGCCCAGCGGCCGACACCGGAGGCCTTCGCGCGGCTGGCTGAGTCCGCGGAGGCTCCGGCTGCCGGTTTCACGGACGGCTACTGGCGGTTTCGCGACAAGTTCGACCGGGGCATGGACGCCCTGGAGTACTGGCAGGCGGTCGGCGACCGGGCCGGGGTCGAGGTCGGACCGGCGCAGGCCCGGAAGCTGAACGCCGCGGACGTCGAGCTGTGGAACACCCTCGACCCGCGGTCTGTGGCGTTGCTGGCCGAACTCGCGGCCGCCGGGCGGCGGCTGGCCTTGCTGTCGAACGCGCCGGTCGCGCACGGCACCGCGTTCCGGTCCCGGGAGTGGGCCGCGCCGTTCGAGCACTTCGTGATCTCCGGCGAGGTGGGGATCGCCAAGCCGGATCCCGCGATCTGGCGGGTCCTGCTGGACCGGCTCGGCGCGCCGGCCGGCGAAGTGCTCTTCCTGGACGACCGCGAGGTGAATGTCGCCGCGGCGCGGGAAGCCGGGATCAAAGCTTTCGTGTTCACCGGCGCCGACGATGCCCGGCGGCACATCGCGGAATTCGACGAGGAATTCCACTCTCCGACCGGGTTCTGA